In one window of Caballeronia sp. TF1N1 DNA:
- the motA gene encoding flagellar motor stator protein MotA, translated as MLIFVGTLVTLLSVFGGYALEGGHLGALVQPVEILMIAGAGVGAFILGNGIKTIKSTLRVIPTLFKGSKYNKDVYMELMGLLYVLLAKARKEGTLTLESDIDDPHKSPIFGQYPKILADEHIVEFLTDYLRLMVGGNMNAFEIESLMDEEIETHHAEGEAPAQALHKVGDAMPAFGIVAAVMGVVHTMASADQPPAILGEMIAQALVGTFLGILLSYGFIGPLAGVAEQRVAEQTKMFQCIKVTILASLNGYAPAISVEFGRKVLFSTERPSFSELEEHVRRVRAK; from the coding sequence GTGCTGATTTTCGTTGGAACGCTCGTGACATTGCTGTCCGTATTCGGCGGTTACGCGCTCGAAGGCGGCCACCTTGGCGCGCTCGTGCAACCGGTCGAAATCTTGATGATCGCGGGCGCGGGTGTCGGCGCATTCATCCTCGGTAACGGCATCAAGACGATCAAGTCGACGCTGCGCGTCATTCCCACGCTGTTCAAGGGCTCCAAGTACAACAAGGATGTGTACATGGAACTGATGGGTCTGCTCTACGTCCTGCTCGCCAAGGCGCGCAAAGAAGGCACGCTCACCCTCGAAAGCGATATCGACGATCCCCATAAAAGCCCGATCTTCGGTCAGTACCCGAAGATTCTCGCGGACGAGCACATCGTCGAATTCCTGACGGATTATCTGCGGCTGATGGTCGGCGGCAACATGAACGCGTTCGAGATCGAAAGCCTCATGGACGAGGAAATCGAGACGCATCACGCCGAAGGCGAAGCGCCCGCACAAGCGCTGCACAAAGTGGGCGACGCCATGCCCGCGTTCGGTATCGTCGCGGCCGTCATGGGCGTCGTGCACACGATGGCTTCCGCCGATCAGCCGCCCGCGATTCTCGGCGAGATGATCGCGCAGGCGCTCGTCGGCACCTTCCTCGGCATTCTGCTTTCGTATGGCTTCATCGGCCCGCTCGCGGGCGTGGCGGAGCAGCGCGTGGCCGAGCAGACCAAGATGTTTCAGTGCATCAAGGTGACGATCCTTGCGAGTCTGAACGGCTATGCGCCCGCCATCTCGGTGGAGTTCGGCCGCAAGGTGCTGTTCTCGACCGAGCGCCCGTCGTTCTCCGAACTGGAAGAACACGTGCGCCGCGTCCGCGCGAAGTGA
- a CDS encoding PXPV repeat protein — MKRIVTHMLVAAGLAIGAVGAAQAHSDLHIGVSLGAPAYVAPAPVYVRPAPVYGGPYYRHEEPRWHGNYGHDNGRWNRAGWHDNGNHNGWGRRG, encoded by the coding sequence ATGAAGCGCATCGTCACCCACATGCTCGTAGCTGCCGGCCTCGCGATCGGTGCGGTTGGAGCGGCTCAGGCCCACAGTGATCTTCACATCGGCGTTTCGCTCGGCGCACCCGCGTATGTGGCGCCGGCTCCGGTTTATGTGCGCCCGGCGCCGGTGTATGGCGGACCTTATTATCGTCATGAGGAACCGCGCTGGCATGGCAACTACGGCCACGACAATGGCCGATGGAATCGCGCCGGCTGGCATGACAACGGCAATCACAATGGCTGGGGACGTCGCGGATAA
- the aqpZ gene encoding aquaporin Z, with protein sequence MQLSKRLGAEIFGTFWLVLGGCGSAVLAAAFPHVGIGLAGVSLAFGLTVLTMAYAIGHVSGCHLNPAVSIGLAVAGRFPVRDLGPYIIAQVIGATLGAWVLSLIATGNPDFNLVASGFAANGFGEHSPGNYSMLAALVCEGVMTFFFLFVILGATDDRAPKGFAPIAIGLCLTLIHLISIPVTNTSVNPARSTGPALFVGGWALDQLWLFWIAPLAGAIVAGVVYPILTSERRKALITA encoded by the coding sequence ATGCAATTGTCGAAGCGTCTCGGCGCTGAAATTTTCGGTACTTTCTGGCTTGTGCTGGGCGGTTGCGGAAGCGCCGTGCTTGCCGCGGCCTTTCCTCATGTCGGCATTGGCCTGGCTGGCGTTTCGCTGGCGTTCGGTCTCACCGTGCTCACCATGGCTTATGCCATCGGCCATGTGTCGGGTTGCCATCTGAACCCCGCGGTCAGCATCGGTCTCGCGGTTGCGGGCCGCTTCCCGGTACGCGATCTCGGTCCGTACATCATCGCTCAGGTGATCGGCGCGACGCTCGGCGCATGGGTTTTGTCGCTGATCGCCACGGGCAATCCCGACTTCAATCTGGTTGCCAGCGGCTTCGCGGCGAACGGTTTCGGCGAGCACTCGCCGGGCAACTATTCGATGCTCGCGGCACTGGTTTGCGAAGGCGTAATGACGTTCTTCTTCCTGTTCGTCATTCTCGGCGCCACCGACGACCGCGCACCGAAGGGCTTCGCGCCAATCGCCATCGGCCTGTGCCTCACGCTCATCCATTTGATCTCGATTCCCGTCACCAACACGTCGGTGAATCCGGCGCGTTCGACTGGCCCGGCATTGTTCGTCGGCGGCTGGGCACTCGACCAGTTGTGGCTGTTCTGGATCGCGCCGTTGGCCGGTGCAATCGTCGCAGGCGTGGTGTACCCGATCCTGACGAGCGAACGCAGAAAGGCACTGATCACTGCCTAA
- the motB gene encoding flagellar motor protein MotB — protein MSSPDKDRPIFIKRIVAGRKGHHGGAWKLAYADFMTAMMAFFLLMWLLSSTSPVQRRGIAEYFNTPLKAAMVGGKTVGMDSSIIMGGGRDLSSPEPGTVRTTEGNTPFAVRSSARPDEAALRQAEGEIERREQERLHDLQVKLMSAVEANPTLRQFRQQIRIDSTQQGLRIEIVDTQKRPMFALSSDSVQPYMRDILREIGKTLNDVPNRIVVQGHTDAVKYAGGDKGYSNWELSADRANASRRELIYGGMDEAKVLRVLGLASTQNLNRKDAMDPENRRISIIVLNRRAESAMLRDDGAPPATFDNAAGAAPVLDKLAPVFQARPQ, from the coding sequence ATGAGCTCACCCGACAAAGACCGGCCAATTTTCATCAAGCGTATCGTCGCGGGCCGCAAGGGACATCACGGCGGCGCGTGGAAGCTCGCCTACGCGGACTTCATGACCGCGATGATGGCGTTCTTCCTGCTCATGTGGCTTCTGAGTTCGACTTCGCCGGTGCAACGACGCGGTATCGCCGAATACTTCAACACGCCGCTCAAGGCCGCGATGGTCGGCGGCAAGACCGTCGGCATGGACTCCAGCATCATCATGGGCGGCGGGCGCGATCTGTCGAGCCCCGAGCCCGGCACGGTGCGCACCACCGAAGGCAATACGCCGTTCGCGGTGCGTTCGTCGGCAAGACCCGATGAAGCCGCGTTGAGACAAGCCGAAGGCGAGATCGAACGCCGCGAGCAAGAGCGCCTGCACGACCTCCAGGTGAAGCTCATGTCGGCCGTCGAGGCCAACCCGACCTTGCGCCAGTTCAGGCAGCAGATACGCATCGATTCGACCCAGCAGGGCTTGCGCATCGAGATTGTCGATACCCAGAAGCGGCCCATGTTCGCGCTCTCCAGCGACTCAGTGCAGCCGTACATGCGCGACATTTTGCGCGAGATAGGCAAGACGCTGAACGACGTGCCCAATCGAATAGTCGTGCAAGGACATACGGATGCCGTGAAGTACGCCGGCGGCGACAAGGGCTACAGCAACTGGGAACTGTCGGCGGACCGCGCGAACGCGTCGCGGCGCGAGCTGATCTACGGCGGCATGGACGAAGCGAAGGTGCTGCGCGTGCTCGGGCTTGCATCGACGCAGAACCTGAATCGCAAGGACGCGATGGACCCGGAAAACCGGCGCATCAGCATCATCGTGCTCAACCGGCGCGCGGAGAGCGCCATGTTGCGCGACGACGGCGCGCCGCCCGCGACATTCGACAACGCGGCGGGCGCGGCTCCCGTGCTGGACAAACTCGCGCCCGTATTCCAAGCGCGACCGCAATAA
- a CDS encoding glycosyltransferase family 41 protein, with protein sequence MNTFEALDQTPAHVATNADQQFEADLADVLQAAILQHQTLNLHEAEKLYLLVLDARPQHADANFNLGMLMAQRGQYEAAVPFFETAIGTDPTQHIYWATYIDVLTRSGQVAAANIVFEVAVAQGMSGPAIEKLAAELRDATKSREGITAPNGRTTPTPQEVQQLHAHFNGGRLEEAVALAKTLTQRFPTFLLGWEVMGVAQVRLMDLQSAIPSLRRYLQLKPDGIDVRRILADSLRLFDKFFEAEAECRRMIEQDPNYPEAHRILGVTLRSLMRLDDAQAACRRAVELAPLSAKAHETLGVVLMDQTRFDDAEKHSRRAIELDPTCDSAHENLLFCLSHKEEIDRKAYFEQHLYFAEQCAKPLQSTWKKHRNQPDPNRCIRVGFVSGDYNQHPVAVFIEPVFRYLVNDPSVTVHAYYNRSVTDEVTRTLRDIVPRWHDVSGYSDAALADKIRADGIDVLIDLSGHTAYNRLLTFARKPAPIQATWMGYLGTTGMTAMDYYIGDRHYVPEEQIDGQFVEKLAYLPAYAPFKPSEHAPALNALPALTNGHITFGSFNRFNKLRPRTIALWSELLRAVPDARMLIAGVPRDNSHTILIDWFEKEGIDVSRLEFRQRSSLVRYLAHHLDADIALDTFPYAGGVTTMQALWMGVPTLTLPGELIASRGSTSVLSNTGLGDFVARDRADFVAKGIEWAGRVEELAQIRAGMRERCLQSPGFQPDTVARALSASMRQMWQRWCAGKAAATFDV encoded by the coding sequence ATGAACACCTTCGAAGCACTGGACCAAACGCCCGCACACGTCGCGACGAACGCCGACCAGCAGTTCGAGGCCGATCTCGCCGATGTGCTGCAAGCCGCGATCCTGCAGCATCAGACGCTCAACCTGCACGAGGCCGAGAAGCTCTATCTCCTCGTTCTGGACGCGCGGCCGCAACACGCCGACGCCAACTTCAACCTCGGCATGCTGATGGCGCAGCGCGGTCAATACGAGGCAGCCGTGCCGTTCTTCGAAACCGCGATCGGCACGGACCCGACGCAGCATATCTATTGGGCTACGTATATCGACGTGCTGACGCGCAGCGGTCAGGTCGCGGCGGCGAATATCGTGTTCGAAGTCGCGGTCGCGCAAGGCATGAGCGGGCCGGCAATCGAGAAACTGGCCGCCGAACTGCGCGATGCGACAAAGTCGCGCGAAGGCATCACGGCGCCAAACGGCCGCACGACGCCGACGCCGCAGGAAGTACAGCAGTTGCATGCGCACTTCAATGGCGGGCGACTCGAAGAAGCCGTGGCGCTCGCGAAGACCCTGACGCAGCGCTTCCCCACTTTTCTGCTGGGATGGGAAGTCATGGGCGTGGCCCAGGTTCGCCTGATGGACCTGCAGTCGGCCATTCCCTCGCTACGCCGTTATCTGCAATTGAAGCCGGATGGAATCGACGTTCGCCGAATCCTGGCCGACTCCCTGCGCCTCTTCGACAAGTTCTTCGAAGCGGAAGCCGAATGCCGGCGCATGATCGAGCAGGACCCGAACTATCCGGAAGCGCACCGCATTCTCGGCGTGACGCTGCGCTCGCTGATGCGCCTCGACGACGCGCAAGCTGCTTGCCGTCGCGCCGTGGAACTCGCGCCGTTGTCGGCGAAAGCGCACGAAACGCTCGGCGTGGTGCTGATGGACCAGACGCGGTTCGACGACGCGGAGAAGCATTCGCGTCGCGCGATCGAACTCGATCCAACTTGCGACAGCGCGCACGAGAACCTGTTGTTCTGCTTGTCGCACAAGGAAGAAATCGACCGGAAGGCGTACTTCGAGCAGCATCTGTACTTCGCCGAGCAATGCGCGAAGCCGCTGCAATCGACGTGGAAGAAGCATCGGAACCAGCCGGACCCGAACCGCTGCATTCGCGTGGGCTTCGTCTCGGGCGACTACAACCAGCATCCGGTGGCTGTCTTCATCGAGCCGGTGTTCCGCTATCTCGTAAACGATCCCAGCGTCACGGTGCACGCGTACTACAACCGCTCGGTGACCGACGAGGTCACGCGCACGCTGCGCGATATCGTGCCGCGCTGGCACGACGTCTCGGGTTATAGCGATGCCGCGCTCGCCGACAAGATTCGCGCGGACGGCATCGACGTGCTGATCGATCTTTCGGGGCACACGGCCTATAACCGCCTGCTGACTTTCGCGCGCAAACCCGCGCCGATCCAGGCGACGTGGATGGGCTATCTCGGCACGACCGGCATGACCGCGATGGATTACTACATCGGCGATCGCCACTATGTGCCTGAAGAACAGATCGACGGTCAGTTCGTCGAAAAGCTGGCGTATCTGCCGGCGTATGCGCCTTTCAAGCCCTCGGAACATGCGCCGGCGCTCAACGCGTTGCCCGCGCTCACCAACGGCCACATCACTTTCGGCAGCTTCAACCGCTTCAACAAACTGCGTCCGCGCACCATCGCGCTGTGGTCGGAACTGCTGCGCGCGGTGCCGGATGCGCGCATGTTGATCGCAGGCGTGCCGCGCGACAACAGCCACACGATTCTGATCGATTGGTTCGAGAAGGAAGGAATCGATGTGAGCCGGCTCGAGTTTCGTCAGCGCTCGTCGCTCGTGCGCTATCTCGCGCATCACCTCGACGCCGATATCGCGCTCGACACGTTCCCTTACGCGGGCGGCGTCACCACCATGCAGGCGCTGTGGATGGGCGTGCCCACGCTCACCTTGCCCGGCGAACTGATCGCGAGCCGAGGCAGCACGTCGGTGCTTTCCAACACGGGCCTCGGCGACTTCGTGGCTCGCGACCGCGCGGACTTCGTCGCGAAGGGCATCGAATGGGCGGGCCGGGTCGAAGAACTCGCGCAGATCCGCGCCGGCATGCGCGAGCGCTGCCTGCAGTCGCCGGGGTTCCAGCCCGACACGGTGGCCCGCGCGCTCTCCGCCAGCATGCGCCAGATGTGGCAGCGCTGGTGCGCCGGCAAGGCTGCGGCCACGTTCGACGTCTGA
- a CDS encoding DNA-3-methyladenine glycosylase I — protein MADTDATRCSWATATTDAMVHYHDTEWGVPSRDDRHLFEMLVLEGAQAGLSWSTILNKREGYRALFADFDIEKVARFTAKDIERIVGDARVVRNRMKIESAVLNARAVQQIQAEHGSFASFVWSFVGDAPIDTPRSAVNPTPASTPESDELSRALKKYGCKFIGTTICYAFMQATGMVNDHVATCQARQKIKTKRKAPAKTKQ, from the coding sequence ATGGCCGATACCGACGCAACCCGCTGCTCCTGGGCGACCGCCACGACGGACGCAATGGTCCACTATCACGACACCGAATGGGGCGTGCCCTCCCGCGACGATCGTCACCTCTTCGAAATGCTGGTGCTCGAAGGCGCGCAAGCCGGGCTTTCGTGGTCGACCATTCTCAACAAACGGGAGGGCTACCGCGCGCTGTTCGCGGACTTCGATATCGAGAAAGTCGCGCGCTTCACTGCGAAGGACATCGAGCGGATCGTCGGCGACGCGCGCGTGGTGCGTAACCGCATGAAGATCGAATCGGCGGTGCTCAATGCGCGCGCGGTCCAGCAAATTCAGGCGGAGCACGGGTCGTTCGCCAGCTTCGTGTGGTCGTTCGTCGGCGACGCGCCGATCGACACGCCCCGGAGCGCGGTCAATCCAACACCAGCATCGACGCCCGAGTCGGACGAACTCAGCCGCGCGCTCAAGAAGTACGGCTGCAAGTTCATCGGCACGACCATTTGCTATGCGTTCATGCAGGCGACCGGCATGGTCAACGACCACGTGGCGACGTGTCAGGCGCGGCAAAAAATCAAGACAAAACGGAAAGCGCCCGCCAAGACCAAGCAATGA
- a CDS encoding BadF/BadG/BcrA/BcrD ATPase family protein has product MTTSTLISSDGFLLGIDGGGSGTRVILADAGGAELARASGGPSALALGVERAWQAIGDACRRAFESAGLPFDWNACSLGCGLAGVNNADWLAGFLAHAPRVRALSVESDAYTTVLGAHGGDAGVIVALGTGSIAASLDEAGVCRIAGGYGFPSGDEASGAWLGLRAVVHLQRVLDGRADADGWSRALLERTGASDRDSLVVWLCAANQTVYATLAPLVFEFRDHPAAARLLAQAAREIETLVGALDPAGKLPVALCGGLAALYEPFVPAALRERVRSPRVDSAAGALELARRAHRRAR; this is encoded by the coding sequence ATGACTACCTCGACTCTTATTTCTTCTGACGGCTTTCTGCTGGGCATCGACGGCGGCGGCAGCGGCACGCGCGTGATTCTTGCCGATGCTGGCGGCGCCGAACTAGCGCGCGCGAGCGGCGGTCCCTCGGCGCTCGCGCTCGGCGTGGAGCGCGCGTGGCAGGCTATCGGCGATGCCTGCCGGCGCGCCTTCGAAAGCGCCGGTCTGCCGTTCGACTGGAACGCATGCTCGCTCGGCTGCGGTCTGGCTGGCGTCAATAACGCGGACTGGCTCGCGGGCTTTCTTGCTCACGCGCCACGCGTGCGCGCGTTGAGCGTCGAGAGCGACGCCTACACCACGGTTCTGGGCGCGCATGGAGGCGACGCGGGCGTGATCGTCGCGCTCGGTACGGGCAGCATCGCGGCATCGCTCGATGAAGCCGGTGTATGCCGAATCGCCGGCGGTTATGGCTTTCCGAGCGGCGACGAAGCCAGCGGCGCGTGGCTCGGCCTGCGCGCGGTCGTGCATCTTCAGCGCGTTCTCGACGGTCGCGCGGATGCCGACGGCTGGTCGCGCGCACTGCTCGAACGCACCGGCGCAAGCGATCGCGACAGCCTTGTCGTGTGGCTCTGCGCCGCCAATCAGACGGTGTACGCCACGCTCGCGCCGCTCGTCTTCGAGTTCCGCGATCATCCGGCGGCGGCGCGTTTGCTCGCGCAGGCCGCACGGGAGATCGAGACGCTCGTTGGCGCGCTCGATCCCGCGGGCAAGCTGCCCGTTGCGTTGTGCGGCGGACTAGCCGCGCTTTACGAGCCGTTCGTGCCTGCCGCCTTGCGCGAACGCGTGCGATCCCCGCGCGTCGATTCGGCCGCTGGCGCGTTGGAACTGGCGAGACGTGCGCATCGTCGGGCGCGATAA
- a CDS encoding aldo/keto reductase, producing MQTRTIGKSDLKVAPLSFGGNVFGWTADERTSFSILDAFVDHGLNFVDTADVYSAWIDGHQGGESETIIGKWFKESGKRDKIVLATKVGMLSTRSGLSAANIAAAVDDSLRRLKTDYIDVYYSHRDDENTPLEETLGAYQKLIAAGKVRVIGASNYSGARVEEALKISKESGLPAYEILQPEYNLYDREAYETDLEPVVDANKLAVATYFSLASGFLSGKYRSKEDTQEKARGSRVEKYLNDRGLKIVDALVEVAKRNDTAPATVALAWIIARPSVTAPIASATSVQQLESLAEATRLQLTPEDVKALDEASAWQK from the coding sequence ATGCAGACACGCACCATCGGCAAATCGGATCTCAAAGTCGCGCCGCTTTCTTTCGGCGGCAACGTGTTCGGCTGGACCGCGGACGAGCGCACGTCGTTCTCCATCCTCGACGCATTCGTTGATCACGGCCTCAATTTCGTCGATACCGCCGACGTTTACTCCGCGTGGATCGACGGGCACCAGGGCGGCGAGTCGGAGACGATCATCGGCAAGTGGTTCAAGGAAAGCGGCAAGCGCGACAAGATCGTGCTGGCGACCAAGGTCGGCATGCTGAGCACGCGCTCGGGGCTTTCGGCCGCGAATATCGCGGCGGCGGTGGACGACTCGCTGCGGCGCCTGAAGACCGATTACATCGACGTGTACTACTCGCATCGCGACGACGAAAACACGCCGCTCGAAGAAACGCTCGGCGCTTATCAGAAGCTCATCGCCGCAGGCAAGGTGCGCGTGATCGGCGCGTCGAACTATTCGGGCGCGCGGGTGGAAGAGGCGCTGAAGATCTCGAAGGAGTCGGGACTGCCCGCATACGAAATCCTTCAGCCGGAATACAACCTCTACGATCGCGAAGCCTACGAGACGGATCTCGAACCGGTCGTCGATGCCAACAAGCTCGCCGTGGCGACGTACTTCAGTCTTGCAAGCGGCTTTCTGTCGGGTAAGTATCGCTCGAAGGAAGACACGCAGGAAAAGGCGCGCGGCTCGCGTGTGGAGAAGTATCTGAACGACCGCGGTTTGAAAATTGTCGATGCGCTCGTCGAAGTCGCCAAACGCAATGACACGGCGCCCGCGACGGTCGCGCTTGCGTGGATCATCGCGCGCCCGAGCGTGACCGCGCCTATCGCCAGCGCGACGTCCGTGCAGCAACTGGAGAGCCTTGCGGAAGCCACGCGCCTGCAACTCACGCCGGAAGATGTCAAAGCGCTCGACGAAGCCAGCGCCTGGCAAAAATAA
- the flhD gene encoding flagellar transcriptional regulator FlhD, protein MTASTTTTLTEIRELNLAYLLLAQQLLLADRASAMARLALSDDVAQLLASLSPAQAVRVASSSHLLCRFRFDDHAILSSLDEKDKSAAPDATLLADALAIEAGSSAR, encoded by the coding sequence ATGACGGCCAGCACAACCACCACGCTCACGGAGATTCGCGAGCTTAATCTCGCGTACTTGCTTCTGGCGCAGCAGCTATTGCTTGCGGACCGCGCTTCGGCCATGGCTCGGCTGGCGCTTTCGGACGACGTGGCGCAGTTACTGGCTTCGCTTTCGCCCGCGCAGGCGGTGAGGGTGGCGTCGTCGAGCCATTTGCTGTGCCGCTTTCGCTTCGACGATCACGCCATCCTTTCTTCCCTCGACGAAAAGGACAAAAGCGCCGCGCCGGACGCGACCCTCCTCGCGGATGCATTGGCGATAGAAGCCGGCTCATCTGCGCGTTGA
- a CDS encoding Cof-type HAD-IIB family hydrolase yields the protein MYSAIATDLDGTLLNSDHQLDPFTATTVRTLASRGVPIVIATGRHYRDVAGIRDVLGVDAYLITSNGARVHAPGDERIYSRDLDPAAVRRLVQPDLAGGNGRVIVNLFADDAWLIDRHAPQLLVFHQDSGFKYEVMDLREHDGENIAKVLYIGEPADLKETAANLEREFGDSLYVTYSLPDCLEVMTSDVSKGRALRYVLQRLDIDPAQCVAFGDNMNDIDLLETAGHPFMMNNANPDLIKRLPDVPRIGNNFEAGVAHQLRKLFGIRDEIAGA from the coding sequence ATGTACTCGGCCATTGCAACCGATCTCGACGGCACGCTTCTCAACAGCGACCACCAGCTCGACCCCTTCACCGCGACCACCGTTCGCACGCTCGCGTCGCGCGGCGTGCCTATCGTGATCGCGACGGGGCGGCATTATCGCGACGTCGCGGGTATCCGCGATGTGCTCGGCGTCGACGCCTATCTGATCACGTCGAACGGCGCACGCGTGCACGCGCCGGGCGACGAACGCATCTACTCGCGCGATCTCGATCCCGCCGCCGTTCGCCGTCTGGTGCAACCGGATCTCGCGGGCGGCAATGGGCGCGTGATCGTCAACCTCTTCGCCGACGACGCGTGGCTGATCGACCGCCACGCGCCGCAATTGCTCGTTTTCCATCAGGATTCGGGCTTCAAGTACGAGGTGATGGATCTGCGCGAGCACGACGGCGAGAACATCGCGAAGGTGCTGTATATCGGCGAGCCGGCCGATCTGAAAGAGACAGCGGCTAATTTGGAGCGCGAATTCGGCGACTCGCTGTACGTCACCTATTCGCTGCCCGACTGTCTCGAGGTGATGACTTCGGATGTGTCGAAGGGACGCGCGCTGCGCTACGTTTTGCAGCGACTGGATATCGATCCCGCGCAATGCGTCGCGTTTGGCGACAACATGAACGACATCGATCTGCTCGAAACGGCGGGGCATCCGTTCATGATGAACAACGCGAATCCCGATCTCATCAAACGGCTGCCGGATGTACCGCGTATTGGCAACAATTTCGAGGCGGGTGTCGCGCATCAGTTGCGTAAGCTTTTCGGGATTCGCGACGAAATTGCGGGTGCCTGA
- a CDS encoding glycosyltransferase family 4 protein: MRIAQIAPLHEAVPPKFYGGTERVVSYLTDALVDLGHDVTLFASGDSQTKATLDAAWPRALRLDPTVRDALAPHMLLLETVRRRAHEFDVLHFHLDYMPFPLFTQMDTPFVTTLHGRLDLPELQPIFNTFTKANVISISDNQRTPLPQANWLNTVYHGLPEDLLTPQPHKKPEYLAFLGRICPEKRADLAIKIAAQSGLPLKIAAKVDKVDQEYFKSTIEPLLSQAHVEFIGEINEAQKPEFLSGAKALLFPIDWNEPFGLVMIEAMACGTPVIAFNRGSVPEVIDHGVTGFICEDVQGAVGALHRIDELSRTEIRAQFERRFSAKTMAQNYVDSYTAMLQAAKRPVLRQVAVG, encoded by the coding sequence ATGCGAATCGCACAAATTGCACCGTTGCACGAAGCAGTTCCCCCGAAGTTTTACGGCGGCACCGAGCGCGTCGTGTCGTATCTGACCGACGCACTCGTCGACCTCGGCCACGATGTAACTCTGTTCGCCAGCGGCGATTCGCAAACCAAGGCGACTCTCGATGCGGCCTGGCCGCGCGCGCTGCGCCTCGACCCGACCGTGCGCGACGCGCTCGCGCCGCACATGCTCCTGCTCGAAACCGTCCGCCGCCGCGCGCATGAATTCGACGTGCTGCACTTCCACCTCGACTACATGCCGTTCCCGCTGTTCACGCAGATGGACACGCCTTTCGTGACGACGCTGCACGGCCGTCTCGACCTGCCTGAACTCCAGCCGATCTTCAACACGTTCACGAAGGCGAACGTGATCTCGATCTCGGACAATCAGCGCACGCCGCTGCCGCAAGCGAACTGGCTGAACACGGTCTATCACGGTCTACCTGAAGATTTGCTCACGCCGCAGCCGCACAAGAAGCCGGAATACCTGGCGTTCCTCGGCCGTATCTGCCCGGAAAAGCGCGCCGATCTGGCCATCAAGATCGCGGCGCAAAGCGGTTTGCCGCTGAAGATCGCTGCGAAAGTGGACAAGGTCGACCAGGAATATTTCAAGTCGACCATCGAGCCGCTCTTGTCGCAGGCGCATGTCGAGTTCATCGGCGAGATCAATGAAGCGCAGAAGCCGGAATTCTTGTCGGGCGCGAAGGCGCTGCTGTTCCCGATCGACTGGAACGAGCCTTTTGGCCTCGTGATGATCGAAGCGATGGCATGCGGCACGCCGGTGATCGCGTTCAATCGCGGCTCAGTGCCGGAAGTGATCGATCATGGCGTGACCGGCTTTATCTGCGAAGACGTGCAAGGCGCAGTGGGCGCGCTGCATCGGATAGATGAGCTATCGCGCACGGAAATCCGCGCGCAGTTCGAGCGCCGTTTTAGCGCGAAGACCATGGCGCAAAATTACGTCGATAGCTACACGGCCATGCTTCAGGCGGCCAAGCGTCCGGTGCTTCGTCAGGTCGCAGTGGGCTGA
- a CDS encoding response regulator, producing the protein MIKNILAIDDSAAMRQILSATLTTAGYEVTVASDGNEGLEWALAERFDLVLTDQHMPGKSGLDLIAELRVNHAYQATPVLVLTTEDSEAFKDAARAAGATGWIQKPLDPELLTELVAALSEPEEQH; encoded by the coding sequence ATGATCAAGAACATTCTGGCAATCGACGATTCCGCCGCCATGCGGCAGATTCTCTCCGCCACGCTGACGACGGCGGGCTACGAAGTGACCGTCGCGTCGGACGGCAACGAAGGGCTCGAATGGGCGCTCGCCGAGCGTTTCGATCTCGTCCTGACGGACCAGCACATGCCCGGCAAGAGCGGGCTCGATTTGATCGCGGAGTTGCGGGTGAATCACGCCTACCAGGCAACGCCGGTGCTCGTGCTGACGACCGAGGACAGCGAAGCGTTCAAGGACGCGGCGCGCGCGGCGGGAGCGACCGGCTGGATTCAGAAGCCGCTCGATCCCGAGCTCTTGACCGAGTTGGTGGCGGCACTGTCGGAACCCGAAGAGCAGCACTGA
- the rpsU gene encoding 30S ribosomal protein S21: MTTITLKENEPFDVAIRRFRRTIEKNGLIAELRERQSYEKPTTARKRKKAAAVSRLRKRLRSQMLPKKMH; encoded by the coding sequence ATGACCACCATTACCCTTAAAGAAAACGAGCCGTTTGATGTCGCGATTCGGCGTTTCCGTCGCACGATCGAAAAGAATGGCCTGATCGCGGAACTCCGCGAGCGCCAGTCGTACGAAAAGCCGACCACCGCGCGCAAGCGCAAGAAGGCAGCAGCCGTTTCGCGTCTGCGCAAGCGCCTGCGCAGCCAGATGCTGCCGAAGAAGATGCACTAA